In one Sebastes umbrosus isolate fSebUmb1 chromosome 13, fSebUmb1.pri, whole genome shotgun sequence genomic region, the following are encoded:
- the LOC119500422 gene encoding transmembrane protein 169-like — protein sequence MLYYLLTGGGWSLPPDSRYVTLTGTITRGKKKGQVVDIHLTLTEKELRDLAKSKERLDAECDGEGYKRNCSLGMCQGPHVVLWSLSCAPVIFLLSFITSFYYGTLTWYNVFLVYNEERTFWHKITICPFLIIFYPMLIMPMALSLALYSAVVQVSWAFSEWWQDVRDLEKGFCGWACGKLGLEDCSPYSIVELLDSDTVSGTLHSKAPSELAQTSSV from the coding sequence ATGTTGTATTATCTCTTaacaggaggaggatggagccTTCCTCCAGACAGCCGCTACGTGACCCTGACAGGCACCATCACCCGAGGGAAGAAGAAGGGTCAGGTGGTGGACATTCACCTCACTTTGACAGAGAAGGAACTCAGGGATCTGGCCAAGTCGAAGGAGCGTCTTGACGCAGAGTGCGACGGGGAAGGCTATAAACGCAACTGCAGCTTAGGCATGTGCCAGGGACCCCATGTTGTCCTGTGGAGCCTCTCCTGCGCTCCCGtgattttcctcctctccttcatcacTTCCTTCTACTACGGCACCCTCACCTGGTACAACGTCTTCCTGGTGTACAATGAGGAGCGGACGTTCTGGCACAAGATTACAATATGCCCCTTCCTCATCATCTTCTACCCCATGCTCATCATGCCCATGGCGCTGTCCCTGGCTCTGTACTCCGCCGTGGTGCAGGTGTCCTGGGCCTTCAGCGAGTGGTGGCAGGATGTGAGGGACCTGGAGAAAGGCTTCTGCGGATGGGCCTGTGGGAAGCTGGGACTGGAGGACTGCTCCCCCTATAGCATAGTAGAGCTGCTTGACTCTGATACTGTCTCTGGTACTCTGCACAGCAAGGCCCCCAGTGAACTCGCCCAGACGTCATCAGTGTGA